From Pelosinus fermentans DSM 17108, the proteins below share one genomic window:
- a CDS encoding folate family ECF transporter S component: MTVSVRSITLMAIFIALNMILSRICSVHIPFEGVEGIRIGFATLPLVLSGILLGARLGFLAGLIGDVLGFILAPSGIFLPTFTIAAGLHGLLAGLIAGSGKIKDCSRWRMYLAIAVSQILVAIFLVPCLLQWHFGIPFWVTLPARLITQGILIPIYCMLIYAIVDRVKFGYREQSVGSSQ; the protein is encoded by the coding sequence ATGACGGTATCGGTTCGAAGTATTACGCTTATGGCCATTTTTATTGCTCTAAACATGATTTTAAGTAGGATTTGCAGCGTTCATATTCCATTTGAAGGTGTTGAAGGTATTAGAATCGGGTTTGCCACGCTGCCGTTAGTACTGAGTGGCATTTTGTTAGGTGCAAGGTTAGGTTTTCTTGCAGGCTTGATTGGCGATGTGCTGGGGTTTATCCTGGCACCGTCAGGTATATTTCTGCCAACCTTTACGATTGCTGCCGGCTTGCATGGTTTGCTTGCAGGGCTGATTGCAGGAAGCGGCAAAATCAAAGATTGTTCGCGATGGCGTATGTATTTAGCCATTGCTGTAAGTCAGATTTTGGTTGCCATTTTCCTAGTGCCTTGTTTACTGCAATGGCATTTTGGCATTCCTTTTTGGGTTACACTGCCAGCAAGACTGATTACACAAGGGATTCTGATCCCGATATACTGCATGTTGATTTATGCTATAGTAGACAGAGTGAAATTCGGTTATCGAGAACAATCAGTAGGGTCATCCCAGTAG
- the hutH gene encoding histidine ammonia-lyase, with translation MIILDGNSLILADVIKVARSYEEVRLSSQGREQIIASRQIVDKILEEERPVYGISTGFGDFSTIFISKDERAKLQRNLILSHATGVGEHLSEDVVRSAMLLRANSLAKGYSGIRLSTVEMLLNLLNKRICPAIPAKGSVGASGDLAPLSHMVLVMLGEGEAYLNGQLMTGAEALKACDLEPVVLSGKEGLALINGTQIMTAVGTIAWHDAVNLMKAADIAAGLSVEALKGTRAAFDPRISQVRAHPGQVATTQNMLRLTAHSAIIASHINCKKVQDAYSLRCIPQVHGASKDALRRAEETLNVEINAATDNPLIMPETGEAISGGNFHGQPIALVMDYLKLAIAELGNISERRTNRLLDVHLSDLPAFLTAFPGVDSGLMITQYVAAALVSENKVLVHPASADSIPTSANQEDHVSMGTIAARQAREILDNVCNVLAIEMLAAAQGVDFLAPLTPGDGTAKAHQTIRSVVSHLDEDRVPAPDIKTLHNLIASGRIVREVEAVVGKLKIY, from the coding sequence ATGATAATATTAGATGGAAATTCCTTAATATTGGCAGATGTGATAAAGGTAGCACGCAGCTATGAAGAAGTCAGGCTCAGTAGCCAAGGTCGGGAGCAGATCATTGCCAGCAGACAGATCGTTGATAAGATATTAGAGGAAGAAAGACCTGTTTATGGTATTTCTACTGGGTTTGGCGATTTCAGCACCATCTTTATTTCAAAAGATGAGAGGGCAAAGCTGCAGCGTAATCTGATTTTAAGCCATGCTACCGGTGTTGGCGAGCATTTGTCAGAAGATGTTGTTCGCTCGGCAATGCTGCTTAGAGCTAATTCATTGGCAAAAGGTTATTCAGGGATTAGGCTGTCAACAGTAGAAATGTTGTTAAATCTCCTCAATAAACGCATATGTCCTGCAATCCCAGCTAAAGGATCAGTTGGTGCCAGCGGCGACTTAGCACCCCTTTCACATATGGTTTTGGTTATGCTGGGGGAAGGTGAGGCTTATCTAAATGGTCAGTTGATGACAGGTGCTGAGGCTTTAAAAGCTTGTGACCTAGAACCAGTTGTATTGAGTGGCAAAGAAGGGCTGGCATTGATTAATGGAACACAAATTATGACAGCGGTTGGCACGATTGCCTGGCATGATGCCGTTAATTTGATGAAGGCAGCAGATATTGCAGCAGGTTTAAGCGTAGAAGCCTTAAAAGGTACCAGGGCGGCTTTTGATCCGCGGATTAGTCAGGTTAGAGCACATCCGGGGCAGGTTGCGACTACCCAAAATATGCTGCGCCTGACCGCCCATAGCGCTATCATTGCTTCTCATATCAACTGCAAAAAAGTACAGGATGCATACTCACTGCGCTGTATACCTCAAGTGCATGGTGCCTCTAAAGATGCCCTTAGGCGTGCAGAAGAAACCTTGAATGTCGAAATTAATGCGGCAACAGATAATCCGCTCATCATGCCGGAAACGGGTGAAGCAATTTCCGGCGGAAATTTCCATGGTCAGCCGATTGCTTTGGTTATGGATTATCTAAAACTAGCAATTGCTGAACTAGGTAATATTTCTGAACGACGTACCAATCGTCTGTTAGATGTGCATTTAAGCGATCTGCCAGCTTTTTTAACAGCTTTCCCAGGGGTTGATTCTGGTCTTATGATTACGCAATATGTTGCAGCTGCATTGGTATCGGAAAATAAGGTTCTGGTACATCCAGCTAGTGCCGATTCCATTCCGACTTCTGCCAATCAGGAAGACCATGTAAGCATGGGAACGATTGCGGCTCGTCAGGCCAGAGAAATTTTGGATAATGTCTGCAACGTATTAGCGATTGAAATGCTGGCTGCCGCACAAGGTGTTGACTTCTTGGCACCTCTTACACCAGGTGATGGCACAGCTAAAGCTCATCAAACCATTCGCAGTGTTGTATCGCATTTGGATGAGGACCGGGTACCGGCACCGGATATTAAAACACTTCACAATTTAATTGCCAGCGGCAGAATCGTTCGAGAAGTAGAAGCGGTGGTTGGCAAATTGAAGATTTATTAA
- a CDS encoding amino acid permease — protein MTTLTDPKKQAVDTGALVPEKKGLHRDLKSRHMMMISIGGTIGTGLFLGAGQVVSEAGPVGAVLAFLFGGMVMYLALLCLGELAVAMPVSGSFQSYAMKFISPGVGFTVGWLYWINWAVCIAANFTASAIIMSLWFPDVSIWIWCVLFAVLVTALNLISVKVYGETEFWFAGIKVAAIIAFILAGAGLMFGTVGNEGAIGFSNFNTGAGLFPNGGWALFLTMITVVYSFQGSELVGVAAGECENPGKNVPKVIKGVVFRIIVFYVLAIIVLGATIPYKEAGVLESPFAYVFGRIGIPIAKDIMSFVVLTSALSASNSALYVCSRLLWSMSKDGHAPKWLGHLNSGGVPINGVFLTLLLSALSLLTSEYAADTVYIWLMSSVGLTGCLIWIVIAWCQINFRKHFLEIGGDLKDLVFRTPLYPALPIVAIILNICIIASLAFIDGQEIVLYTGLPIILGIYLYYIFLHSKREEKPAEISK, from the coding sequence GTGACAACGCTGACAGACCCCAAAAAACAAGCGGTGGATACAGGAGCACTGGTTCCAGAAAAAAAAGGTTTGCATCGTGATTTGAAATCGCGGCATATGATGATGATTTCCATTGGTGGCACTATTGGTACTGGGTTGTTTCTAGGTGCTGGGCAAGTGGTGAGCGAAGCAGGACCAGTTGGTGCTGTGTTAGCTTTTCTGTTTGGTGGGATGGTCATGTATTTGGCTCTCCTATGTTTAGGAGAACTTGCCGTGGCAATGCCAGTTTCAGGATCATTCCAAAGTTATGCCATGAAATTTATTTCCCCCGGCGTAGGTTTTACAGTTGGATGGTTGTACTGGATTAATTGGGCGGTTTGTATTGCAGCTAACTTTACCGCGTCTGCTATTATTATGTCACTGTGGTTTCCTGATGTGTCTATTTGGATCTGGTGTGTATTATTTGCCGTATTGGTAACTGCCCTGAATTTAATTTCCGTAAAAGTTTATGGTGAAACTGAGTTTTGGTTTGCCGGCATCAAAGTTGCAGCTATTATTGCCTTTATTCTTGCTGGTGCAGGTTTGATGTTTGGTACTGTTGGTAATGAAGGAGCTATTGGATTTTCCAATTTTAACACCGGGGCTGGGTTATTTCCAAATGGTGGCTGGGCTTTATTTTTGACTATGATTACGGTAGTATATTCCTTCCAGGGATCGGAACTGGTGGGCGTGGCTGCCGGGGAATGTGAAAATCCCGGTAAAAATGTTCCTAAAGTTATTAAAGGTGTTGTTTTTCGAATCATTGTGTTTTATGTGCTGGCAATCATCGTATTAGGAGCAACCATTCCTTATAAAGAAGCAGGTGTGTTAGAAAGCCCCTTTGCATACGTTTTTGGTCGTATCGGGATCCCCATTGCAAAAGATATTATGAGTTTTGTTGTACTTACCTCAGCCTTATCAGCCAGTAATTCTGCGCTATATGTTTGTTCGCGCTTACTCTGGTCAATGTCCAAAGACGGGCACGCACCAAAATGGTTAGGACATTTAAATTCGGGGGGCGTGCCCATTAACGGTGTCTTTTTGACACTGCTGTTATCTGCATTATCACTGTTGACCAGTGAATATGCTGCTGACACGGTTTATATATGGCTGATGTCCAGTGTAGGATTGACTGGCTGCTTGATTTGGATTGTCATTGCTTGGTGCCAAATTAATTTTCGCAAACACTTTCTGGAAATTGGCGGTGATTTGAAAGACTTGGTTTTTAGAACGCCATTATATCCGGCACTGCCAATTGTGGCAATTATCTTGAATATTTGTATTATCGCAAGTTTAGCTTTCATTGATGGACAGGAGATTGTCCTTTATACAGGTTTGCCAATCATCCTAGGGATTTACTTGTATTACATTTTTCTTCACAGCAAGCGTGAAGAAAAACCAGCAGAAATTAGCAAGTAA
- a CDS encoding cyclodeaminase/cyclohydrolase family protein: MLIDKSITGFLAELKSDSPAPGGGSAAALVGAIGAALGIMVGNLTLGSAKYETVHEQCKGVSLDFEERLASLEKYIDEDTEVFKQVMKAYKLPKNTDEEKQVRIKAIQEFLKAASTLPFTVARTCLDVLELSVKIISIGNVNAASDAAVAGRMAEAAMWSAIYNVRINLGSIKDADFVADMKSRVDDIVARSEVLMDQLVKTANEKI, encoded by the coding sequence ATGCTGATTGATAAAAGTATCACAGGCTTTTTAGCAGAACTAAAATCAGACTCCCCGGCACCAGGAGGCGGCAGTGCAGCCGCTTTAGTGGGGGCCATCGGGGCGGCGCTGGGAATTATGGTAGGAAATCTAACGCTAGGTAGTGCAAAATATGAAACGGTACATGAGCAATGCAAAGGGGTGTCTTTGGATTTTGAAGAACGTTTAGCTTCGTTGGAAAAATATATTGATGAGGATACAGAAGTCTTTAAACAGGTAATGAAAGCCTATAAATTACCTAAGAATACTGATGAAGAAAAACAGGTGCGTATAAAAGCTATTCAAGAATTCCTAAAAGCTGCATCTACATTACCGTTTACCGTTGCCAGGACTTGTCTGGATGTACTAGAGTTATCGGTAAAAATAATCTCTATTGGCAACGTCAATGCGGCAAGTGATGCAGCGGTAGCGGGAAGAATGGCAGAGGCTGCTATGTGGTCAGCTATTTATAATGTACGAATTAATCTGGGGTCAATTAAAGATGCTGATTTTGTTGCTGACATGAAAAGCAGGGTTGACGATATCGTAGCACGTTCGGAAGTGTTAATGGATCAACTCGTTAAAACTGCAAATGAAAAAATATAA
- the ftcD gene encoding glutamate formimidoyltransferase, with translation MSKLVECVPNFSEGRRPEVIEAIVNEVKRIEGIKLLDVQSDASHNRLVVTFVGDPQAVKRAAFASCAKAAELIDMEQHHGEHPRMGATDVIPFIPVRGVSLEECVDLANELGKEIAEKLDIPVYMYEAAAKKHERKNLPDVRKGQYEGLKTAITQPERKPDYGPAKMHPKAGATIVGARQCLIAYNINLSTSDVNIAKKIATAIREAKGGFKYCRAMGIMIEERNVAQVTINMINYEGTPLHRVFETVKNEAARYGVNIIGSEIVGLVPMQALIDTADYYLRLEGFNRKQVLEENI, from the coding sequence ATGAGTAAATTAGTAGAATGTGTACCTAACTTTAGTGAAGGACGCCGCCCTGAAGTCATTGAGGCCATCGTAAATGAAGTGAAGAGAATAGAAGGTATCAAGCTGCTGGATGTACAATCCGATGCCAGTCACAATCGCTTGGTGGTGACATTTGTAGGCGACCCCCAAGCCGTTAAACGGGCAGCATTTGCTTCTTGTGCCAAGGCTGCGGAATTGATTGACATGGAACAACATCATGGTGAGCATCCGCGTATGGGAGCTACTGATGTAATTCCCTTCATTCCTGTACGAGGAGTCAGCCTTGAAGAATGCGTGGATTTAGCCAATGAATTAGGGAAAGAAATTGCTGAAAAACTAGACATCCCAGTGTATATGTATGAAGCAGCCGCGAAAAAGCATGAGCGTAAGAACTTGCCGGATGTTCGCAAAGGGCAGTATGAAGGCTTAAAAACAGCGATTACGCAGCCGGAAAGAAAGCCGGATTATGGTCCGGCCAAAATGCATCCTAAGGCTGGTGCTACAATAGTAGGGGCTAGGCAGTGTTTAATTGCTTATAATATTAATTTAAGTACCAGTGATGTCAACATAGCTAAGAAGATTGCCACGGCTATCCGGGAAGCCAAAGGAGGTTTCAAATACTGCCGTGCAATGGGCATTATGATTGAAGAACGCAATGTAGCACAAGTTACTATTAATATGATTAATTATGAAGGTACACCACTGCACCGCGTGTTTGAAACGGTAAAAAATGAAGCAGCTCGTTATGGTGTGAACATTATTGGCAGCGAAATTGTGGGGTTGGTACCAATGCAGGCACTCATTGATACAGCGGACTATTACTTACGCCTCGAAGGCTTCAATCGCAAGCAAGTGCTGGAAGAAAATATTTAG
- the hutI gene encoding imidazolonepropionase has product MHSEGSILLIKHAAEIVTSTGTIARKGTDMNRLERITDGALLVKNGMIEWVGATADLPEIFHDNITIIDATGCSVIPGFVDSHTHFVFGGYRPEEFFWRLSGTPYLEILERGGGILNTVKATQSMGYEAMVETASRRLDEMLAMGVTTVEGKSGYGLDFDTELMQLQAMGKLNADHAVEVVPTFMGAHAVPPEYRGREDDYVTFIVEKLLPAVIEQSIAEFCDVFCEKGVFSVHQTRKILQAAGDLGLKIKIHADEIVSFGGAELAAELGAVSADHLLQASDKGIADMAARGVVATVLPMTAFCLREQYARARWIIDNGGALALATDYNPGSCFSHSIPMLIALAAIQLALSPAEILTALTLNGAAAVGRADRIGTLEPGKQADIVMLKYPSYLFLSYHVGMDIVDRVIKKGQVVADKRNSNLGGNK; this is encoded by the coding sequence TTGCATAGTGAAGGTAGTATATTATTAATTAAACATGCAGCAGAGATTGTTACCAGCACAGGGACAATAGCAAGAAAAGGAACCGATATGAACCGTTTAGAGAGAATCACTGATGGTGCGTTATTGGTGAAGAATGGAATGATTGAATGGGTGGGGGCAACTGCTGATCTGCCCGAGATTTTCCATGATAATATAACGATTATTGATGCGACGGGGTGCAGTGTCATTCCAGGGTTTGTAGATTCTCACACACATTTTGTGTTTGGCGGCTATCGTCCAGAAGAATTTTTCTGGCGCCTTAGCGGAACGCCTTATTTGGAGATCTTAGAGCGTGGCGGTGGTATTTTAAATACCGTCAAAGCCACTCAGTCCATGGGATATGAGGCAATGGTTGAGACTGCGTCAAGGCGGTTAGATGAGATGCTAGCTATGGGTGTTACCACCGTGGAAGGTAAGAGTGGTTATGGATTGGATTTTGATACGGAACTCATGCAATTACAAGCCATGGGAAAATTAAATGCTGATCATGCTGTTGAGGTTGTACCTACTTTTATGGGAGCCCATGCTGTGCCTCCTGAATATCGTGGGCGGGAAGATGACTATGTCACATTCATTGTGGAAAAGCTTCTGCCGGCAGTGATAGAGCAGTCAATTGCAGAGTTTTGCGATGTATTTTGCGAAAAAGGGGTATTCTCAGTCCATCAGACGCGAAAGATTCTGCAGGCCGCAGGTGATTTAGGCTTAAAAATAAAAATTCATGCTGATGAGATTGTATCCTTTGGCGGAGCAGAGCTCGCAGCAGAACTTGGGGCTGTTTCTGCTGATCATTTGCTGCAGGCATCGGATAAGGGGATTGCTGACATGGCGGCCCGAGGTGTAGTGGCGACAGTGCTGCCAATGACGGCATTTTGTCTGAGGGAACAATACGCCAGAGCCAGATGGATCATTGATAATGGCGGAGCACTTGCACTAGCAACCGACTATAATCCAGGAAGCTGTTTTAGTCATTCGATTCCCATGCTGATTGCATTGGCCGCTATCCAGCTTGCGTTGTCACCAGCAGAAATTCTGACGGCGTTGACGCTAAATGGTGCAGCTGCCGTTGGAAGAGCAGATCGTATCGGTACGTTAGAACCTGGAAAGCAGGCTGATATTGTTATGCTGAAATATCCATCTTATTTATTCTTGAGTTATCATGTCGGGATGGATATCGTCGACCGGGTTATTAAGAAAGGGCAAGTGGTTGCAGACAAACGAAATAGTAATCTGGGAGGTAATAAATAA
- a CDS encoding urocanate hydratase: protein MKIDNKEITCAMTIKLDDALPEPPIFKAGVRRAPDRGFRLSIEQSKVALKNALRYIPEELHSHLAREFMEELKTYGRIYGYRYMPKETIYGKPLDEYKGNCIEGKAFQVMIDNNLDHDVALYPYEMVTYGETGSVCQNWMQYRLIKKYLEVMTQDQTLVVESGHPLGLFPSKPEAPRVIITNALMVGMFDNQDDWEVAEQMGVANYGQMTAGGWMYIGPQGIVHGTFNTLLTAGRIKLGVAPHDDLHGKLFVSSGLGGMSGAQPKAVEIAGAVGIIAEVDFSRIQTRLEQGWVGKCSDDIEEVFKMAEEYQNAGKALSIAYHGNIVDLLEYAVANRKHIDLLSDQTSCHAAYDGGYCPQGLTFEARTALLTENRGKFHALVNKSLQRHFVLIKELVEQGTYFFDYGNAFMKAIYDAGVTEIAKNGHDEKDGFIFPSYVEDIMGPQLFDYGYGPFRWVCLSGKPEDLHKTDQAAMQCINPERRWQDRDNYIWIRDAQKHKLVVGTQARILYQDAEGRKSIALRFNEMVRRGEIGPVMLGRDHHDVSGTDSPFRETSNIKDGSNVMADMAVQCFAGNAARGMSLVALHNGGGVGIGKSINGGFGMVLDGSERVDEILRSAMLWDVIGG, encoded by the coding sequence ATGAAGATCGATAATAAAGAGATTACCTGTGCCATGACGATTAAGCTGGACGATGCATTACCAGAGCCGCCGATATTTAAGGCGGGCGTGCGCAGGGCACCGGATAGAGGTTTTCGATTAAGTATTGAACAAAGTAAAGTTGCATTGAAAAATGCTCTACGGTATATTCCTGAGGAGTTGCATAGCCATTTGGCGAGGGAGTTTATGGAAGAACTAAAAACATATGGGCGGATTTATGGTTATCGGTATATGCCGAAGGAAACTATTTACGGTAAACCATTAGATGAATACAAAGGTAATTGCATTGAAGGTAAGGCATTTCAAGTCATGATTGATAATAATCTGGATCATGATGTTGCACTCTATCCTTATGAAATGGTCACTTATGGAGAGACAGGAAGCGTATGCCAAAATTGGATGCAATATCGATTGATTAAAAAATATTTAGAAGTTATGACGCAAGATCAAACACTAGTTGTAGAATCAGGACATCCCCTGGGATTGTTCCCCTCAAAACCTGAAGCGCCCAGGGTAATTATCACCAATGCTTTGATGGTGGGGATGTTTGATAATCAGGATGACTGGGAAGTTGCCGAACAGATGGGAGTTGCCAACTATGGACAGATGACAGCGGGCGGCTGGATGTATATTGGTCCGCAAGGCATTGTTCATGGAACTTTTAACACCTTGCTAACAGCAGGTAGGATTAAATTGGGCGTTGCACCTCATGATGATTTGCATGGGAAGTTGTTTGTTTCCTCTGGATTAGGCGGTATGAGCGGTGCACAGCCAAAAGCAGTAGAAATTGCTGGTGCAGTCGGTATTATTGCTGAGGTAGACTTCTCCCGTATTCAGACACGTTTAGAACAAGGATGGGTTGGAAAATGCAGCGATGATATTGAGGAAGTATTCAAAATGGCGGAAGAATATCAGAATGCGGGCAAAGCGTTGTCAATAGCCTACCATGGCAATATTGTAGATTTGCTGGAATATGCAGTAGCCAATCGGAAGCATATTGACTTGTTGTCTGATCAAACCTCCTGTCATGCGGCCTATGATGGTGGTTATTGTCCACAAGGGTTGACCTTCGAGGCGCGGACTGCACTTTTGACTGAGAATCGCGGCAAATTTCATGCATTGGTTAATAAGAGCTTACAGCGTCATTTTGTATTAATTAAAGAACTGGTAGAACAGGGAACCTACTTTTTTGATTACGGAAATGCATTTATGAAGGCAATTTATGATGCAGGGGTTACAGAAATTGCTAAAAACGGACATGATGAAAAAGATGGCTTTATTTTTCCTTCTTATGTGGAAGATATCATGGGACCACAATTGTTTGATTATGGCTATGGTCCGTTTCGCTGGGTTTGCTTAAGCGGCAAACCAGAAGATTTACATAAAACCGATCAGGCGGCGATGCAATGCATTAACCCTGAACGGCGCTGGCAAGATCGGGATAATTATATTTGGATTCGTGATGCCCAAAAACATAAGTTGGTTGTAGGAACCCAGGCGCGCATTTTATATCAGGATGCAGAAGGCCGTAAGAGTATTGCATTACGTTTTAATGAAATGGTGCGCCGCGGTGAGATTGGTCCGGTCATGTTAGGGCGCGATCATCACGATGTCAGCGGCACGGACTCACCCTTTCGTGAAACGTCAAATATCAAAGATGGCAGCAACGTAATGGCAGATATGGCAGTACAATGTTTTGCAGGAAATGCTGCGAGAGGAATGAGCCTGGTAGCATTGCACAATGGCGGCGGTGTGGGAATCGGTAAATCAATCAATGGCGGCTTTGGTATGGTGTTGGATGGTAGTGAGCGGGTGGATGAAATTTTGCGATCGGCCATGTTGTGGGATGTCATTGGGGGGTAG
- the hutG gene encoding formimidoylglutamase: protein MFQDRYETGDFTMWQGRIDSRENYDAFRWHQWIKPLDLRQPLFKFTGKLGFALLGFCCDEGIRRNNGRQGASSGPEGIRRELVNLPCSFSSEVLVFDAGNITCADGELMKSQMALEQAVLYLRQAGLFPLVMGGGHETALGHFRGQADFLRQKDGKCDLGILNFDAHFDLRPFIGEGNSGTMFRQIADDACKSGEGFHYFCLGIQRSSNTLELFKTAQQLGAGYLLAGDISMQYEEHILEKLDSFMQSIPNLYVTICADVFSSSFAPGVSAPQPLGLHPEMVLKYLKHILRTQKVVGFDIAEVSPRFDHDRATASLAKVIIFAVVDTLCRLKGLAR from the coding sequence ATGTTTCAGGATCGATATGAGACAGGGGATTTTACAATGTGGCAGGGGCGGATTGACAGCAGGGAAAATTATGATGCTTTTCGGTGGCACCAATGGATAAAACCGCTGGATTTAAGGCAGCCATTATTCAAATTCACGGGTAAATTGGGATTTGCTTTGCTGGGATTTTGCTGCGATGAGGGCATACGGAGGAATAACGGACGCCAAGGTGCTTCTTCGGGGCCGGAGGGGATACGGCGTGAACTTGTTAATTTACCCTGTTCTTTTTCTTCAGAGGTGTTGGTGTTTGATGCGGGAAACATTACCTGTGCAGATGGAGAGCTAATGAAAAGCCAGATGGCGCTGGAACAAGCAGTTCTTTATCTTCGTCAAGCCGGACTGTTTCCTCTGGTTATGGGAGGCGGTCATGAAACTGCTTTGGGACATTTCCGGGGACAAGCGGATTTTCTGCGACAGAAAGATGGCAAATGTGATCTGGGTATTTTAAATTTTGATGCACACTTTGATCTTCGACCATTTATTGGGGAAGGAAATTCTGGGACGATGTTTCGGCAAATTGCCGATGATGCTTGCAAATCGGGAGAAGGATTTCATTATTTTTGCCTGGGCATCCAGCGCAGCAGCAATACACTTGAATTATTCAAAACGGCCCAACAATTAGGAGCAGGTTATTTATTAGCAGGTGATATTTCCATGCAATATGAAGAACATATCCTGGAAAAGCTCGATTCTTTTATGCAGTCCATACCCAATCTTTACGTAACGATTTGTGCAGATGTATTTTCCTCTTCTTTTGCTCCCGGAGTCAGCGCACCACAGCCTTTAGGGCTGCATCCGGAGATGGTGCTGAAGTATTTAAAGCATATACTTCGCACACAGAAAGTTGTTGGATTTGACATTGCAGAAGTATCACCGCGGTTTGATCATGACAGGGCAACTGCGAGTTTGGCCAAAGTGATCATTTTTGCTGTAGTTGATACTCTTTGCCGACTGAAAGGGTTGGCTAGGTAA
- a CDS encoding DUF1657 domain-containing protein: protein MTVGTQMNQAIATIQSAASSMKTFSMETQDPQAKQTFEQLATTLDNAIETLKGRQKYIENQEPQYK, encoded by the coding sequence ATGACGGTAGGTACACAAATGAATCAGGCTATTGCAACTATTCAATCTGCTGCATCCAGCATGAAAACATTTTCTATGGAAACTCAGGATCCGCAAGCAAAACAAACATTTGAGCAATTAGCAACAACCCTTGACAATGCTATTGAAACATTGAAGGGAAGGCAAAAATACATTGAAAATCAAGAACCTCAATACAAATAG
- the spoVAE gene encoding stage V sporulation protein AE: MEKFILAFIVGGAICVIGQLLMDGLKLTPAHTMVTLVVSGAVLGGFGLYDDLVKFAGAGASVPISSFGNQLVKGALQEAEKTGIIGVLTGIFKITSSGISAAIIFGFLSALLCKPKG; encoded by the coding sequence TTGGAAAAATTTATTTTGGCGTTTATCGTTGGTGGGGCTATATGTGTGATTGGACAGCTCCTTATGGACGGGCTAAAGCTAACTCCTGCACATACAATGGTTACATTAGTAGTGTCTGGAGCTGTTTTAGGAGGATTTGGTTTATATGATGATTTAGTAAAATTCGCTGGAGCTGGAGCATCCGTTCCAATAAGCAGCTTTGGCAACCAATTGGTAAAAGGCGCTCTTCAAGAAGCAGAAAAGACTGGTATTATTGGAGTATTAACAGGTATTTTTAAAATCACCAGTTCAGGTATTTCAGCAGCGATTATATTTGGATTTTTGTCAGCTTTATTATGCAAACCAAAAGGATAA